In Hymenobacter sublimis, a single genomic region encodes these proteins:
- a CDS encoding thioredoxin family protein, with protein sequence MKKLLPFLAACLVLALSSFIGLRPAAEGYQVGDKAADFKLKNVDGKLMSLADNKAAKGYIVVFTCNTCPYAKAYEQRIIDLNTKYAAKGYPVVAINPNDPAVAPGDSFADMQKRAKDKKYAFPYLQDETQQVARQYGATRTPHLYVLTRQGNDFVVSYIGAIDDNSEDAKLVKTRYLENAMTDIMAGKPASVNSTKAIGCTIKWKRA encoded by the coding sequence ATGAAAAAGCTACTTCCTTTTCTGGCTGCGTGCCTGGTGCTGGCCCTGAGCAGTTTCATCGGGCTGCGGCCGGCGGCTGAAGGCTACCAGGTAGGCGACAAGGCCGCCGACTTTAAGCTCAAAAACGTGGACGGCAAGCTCATGTCCCTGGCCGATAACAAGGCGGCAAAGGGCTACATCGTGGTATTTACCTGCAACACCTGCCCTTACGCTAAGGCCTATGAGCAACGCATCATCGACCTGAATACCAAGTACGCCGCCAAGGGCTACCCCGTCGTGGCCATCAACCCCAACGACCCGGCCGTAGCTCCCGGCGACTCCTTCGCCGACATGCAGAAACGGGCCAAGGACAAGAAATACGCCTTCCCCTACCTCCAGGATGAAACCCAGCAAGTAGCCCGGCAGTACGGCGCTACCCGCACGCCCCACCTCTACGTGCTTACCCGCCAAGGCAACGACTTCGTGGTCAGCTACATCGGGGCCATCGATGATAACTCCGAGGACGCCAAGCTGGTGAAAACCAGATACCTGGAAAACGCCATGACCGACATCATGGCCGGCAAACCGGCATCCGTCAACTCCACGAAGGCCATCGGTTGCACCATCAAGTGGAAACGGGCCTAG
- a CDS encoding TlpA disulfide reductase family protein: protein MNQLKFLVLAATFFLLALPGRAQKVEVIKLPELQKRLSRSTDTTYVVNFWATWCAPCVKELPHFDQLTTTYAKQKVKVLLVSMDYASQLEKKVKPFVLKRALKSEVVLLNETDPNTYLDKVDTKWSGALPFTIILNNAQRKRVTFEQELSAEELQKQLQAFVK, encoded by the coding sequence ATGAACCAACTTAAATTTCTTGTTCTGGCCGCGACGTTCTTTCTGCTGGCTTTGCCGGGCCGGGCCCAGAAAGTAGAGGTCATTAAGCTGCCGGAGCTGCAGAAGCGCCTGAGTCGCTCCACGGACACTACCTACGTGGTGAACTTCTGGGCTACCTGGTGCGCGCCCTGCGTGAAGGAGCTACCCCACTTCGACCAGCTCACGACTACCTACGCCAAGCAAAAGGTGAAAGTGCTACTGGTGAGCATGGACTACGCCTCCCAGCTGGAAAAGAAAGTGAAGCCTTTCGTGCTGAAGCGCGCGTTGAAATCGGAAGTCGTGCTGCTCAATGAAACCGACCCAAATACCTACCTTGATAAGGTAGATACCAAGTGGAGCGGGGCGCTGCCGTTTACCATTATCCTGAACAACGCCCAGCGCAAACGAGTCACGTTTGAACAGGAGCTTTCGGCCGAGGAGCTACAAAAACAGCTGCAGGCTTTTGTAAAATAA